From a region of the Solanum stenotomum isolate F172 chromosome 2, ASM1918654v1, whole genome shotgun sequence genome:
- the LOC125857204 gene encoding uncharacterized protein LOC125857204 — MAKLFVAVLFLFFNLSLARTPFTQPENDVTHLKLPSENDVVIPELPHTLPESDDPAPAVNIPSKSDHEDTRSVHSVPVTLVRFRPINRRFRLRSSLPFRLCHHLKPGSQRQIPFGNDMILPSKRNIDFEKFVNHIGVRQIPSDPFSFRHHRYNDKKIWKFLYDRESFGEMKLKDQLPHHHHHHDENEDNDHEQRQISMFQINRENQGNFGEIKSKNENQFVAHQVNDESDKRSKLYAKHYEMNLRKRFHYNNGEEEEKAKEENKWHKREKKKGGFMRGIRKFLHHYFD, encoded by the coding sequence ATGGCGAAACTCTTCGTTGCTGtccttttcctctttttcaACCTTTCACTTGCACGTACTCCGTTTACTCAACCGGAAAATGACGTCACACACCTCAAACTTCCTTCGGAAAATGATGTTGTCATCCCCGAACTTCCTCATACTCTACCGGAATCAGATGATCCTGCGCCTGCTGTTAACATACCTAGTAAATCCGATCACGAAGACACTCGTTCCGTCCATTCGGTCCCGGTTACATTAGTCAGATTCCGGCCGATTAACCGTCGATTCAGGCTCCGATCTAGCCTACCGTTCCGCCTATGTCACCACCTGAAGCCGGGATCACAGCGTCAGATCCCTTTTGGTAATGATATGATACTGCCTTCTAAGAGAAACATTGACTTTGAGAAGTTTGTGAACCATATTGGTGTGCGTCAGATTCCGTCGGATCCGTTCAGTTTCCGCCACCATCGGTACAATGATAAGAAGATCTGGAAGTTCCTATATGATCGCGAGAGTTTTGGGGAAATGAAATTGAAGGATCAATTACCTCATCACCACCATCACCATGACGAAAACGAAGACAATGATCACGAACAGAGGCAGATCTCGATGTTTCAAATCAATCGTGAAAATCAAGGTAATTTTGGTGAGATTAAatcgaaaaatgaaaatcaatttgTTGCTCATCAGGTTAATGATGAGTCTGACAAAAGATCAAAGCTTTATGCAAAGCACTATGAAATGAATTTGAGGAAGCGTTTTCATTATAACaatggtgaagaagaagaaaaagctAAGGAAGAGAATAAGTGGCATAAGAGGGAAAAGAAGAAAGGTGGATTCATGAGAGGTATTCGTAAGTTCTTGCATCACTACTTCGATTGA